One genomic window of Alphaproteobacteria bacterium includes the following:
- a CDS encoding N-acetylmuramoyl-L-alanine amidase: MVTQSGAPQTASPTPLIDRPSPNNDARAPEKGIDMLILHYTGMASTEAALDRLCDPESKVSAHYLIDERGTVYRLVPDQRRAWHAGVSAWAGDTDINDRSLGIELANPGHEFGYVPFPEAQMASLETLAQDICQRHSIPARRVLGHADVAPSRKQDPGEFFDWHRLAARRIGLWPQMKIIVPPSPALGPGDSGQRVLKAQATLAAYGYGIEITGEYDQQTVDVVVAFQRHFRPQAVDGAFDQTTEAALRNLVRMVT; encoded by the coding sequence CCAACAACGACGCCCGCGCGCCGGAGAAAGGCATCGACATGTTGATCCTGCATTACACAGGCATGGCTTCAACTGAGGCCGCGCTCGACCGGCTTTGCGATCCCGAATCCAAGGTCAGCGCCCACTATCTCATCGACGAGCGTGGAACCGTTTATCGCCTGGTTCCGGATCAGCGCCGCGCTTGGCACGCCGGTGTTAGTGCCTGGGCCGGTGATACCGACATTAACGACCGCTCCCTCGGCATCGAGCTTGCCAACCCGGGGCATGAGTTCGGCTACGTGCCGTTTCCCGAGGCCCAGATGGCCAGCCTGGAAACTCTGGCCCAGGACATCTGTCAGCGCCACAGCATTCCTGCACGCCGCGTGCTCGGCCATGCCGACGTGGCGCCCTCGCGTAAACAGGACCCCGGTGAGTTCTTCGATTGGCACCGCTTAGCGGCCAGAAGAATCGGGCTGTGGCCGCAAATGAAAATCATCGTCCCACCTAGCCCGGCCCTGGGGCCAGGCGACAGCGGCCAAAGAGTGCTGAAAGCACAGGCAACCCTCGCAGCATATGGCTACGGCATCGAGATCACCGGCGAATATGACCAGCAGACAGTTGACGTCGTAGTCGCCTTTCAGCGACATTTCCGGCCGCAAGCGGTAGACGGCGCCTTCGACCAAACGACAGAAGCAGCTTTGCGCAATTTGGTGCGCATGGTTACTTGA